The Apium graveolens cultivar Ventura unplaced genomic scaffold, ASM990537v1 ctg8397, whole genome shotgun sequence genomic sequence GTTTTAACAAATTTCTAAATAAAGACTTGTATGAGGTTCATTTTTGTTTGCACAACAATCTTCTATCAAGGTATGTTTTATTCtacttcttctttttcagcataggtacatattttatatcttattctatatttttactaTGCATTTAAACTATTACTACCTATGAAATGTTTACTTTTTAGCTATGGTTAAACATCCTCCTTATTTTATAGAGCATGTTTTTGTTTACATTGTTTGTACAAATATGTCAATGATATTACtttcaaattaattattaaaatattctTTCCTACAAGATATTTATTGTTTTTTTTGACATTGGTCATATAAATTTTCATGTGCTCCCAAATATAGTTGTATTAAATATGCATGATTatgcattaaatatttatattagattgtaaatataatattatataaatagatatatatatatatatatacttagaAAGTCTTAAGATTTTGATGCATATATTAAATGATTTATACATGAATTGCAATACATTATTTATATGTGATCTCAATTATTTTGGAACAATGATGCATGATTTTACGTTTTAGTTGaattgatatatttttaatttcaaactattatataattttgtaaattgtatgttactaaaatataattttgtattAAAGTGTATTAAGTactttcttttcttatttattgTTTAGAACTATCAAAATGGTATATGTTCTTTGTTAACTAGTATGGTTTAGTACTTTATAGCCTATATAAACATTGAAGTAATATTGTTTACGCCTTACCATTATATAtggattatttattaatttttattggTTTGATTATTTGAAACTTAGGATTTGTTTGGCAATATTTTGGATCACCATTTTTGCATATAAGGTAAGTTAAgtcttcacactttatttattttaaaatcttttaaatatttttgcactgcttttgttttaaaatttatggatcaagtaccctattttagaaataagaattcccagtgagctctgacttatgaaccagttagtaattgcgtatagttccggaactaACCTTTGATACCTTACCagggagtgctacttatgatgccttcgggagcgcacactctatgataccttagtaaggggcgcattattgacaaaaattatgaacttttgatactgtgtcaccaggtatttgtggcaTTAGCGAGCtatggaattttatatcttatgtcatatggattttggaaaatgatttttgttttataaaattatgatacttgatccacaagtgtagaattgttttcttgctgggctctttggctcattactcacaaattttcaggtgcttagcttttgggacatcttaaaggggacttgatttgagcttgcctttggaataatattttagtgattatgtttgtattggagctgcgaCTCCCAGGATTTactttattttcagcttagatgattttatttatGTCTCGGATTTTAGAATTCTAATGAAAAACTAgaacttattcttattatggatttaatttggagttttagctgaatatttaatATAACTATTTTTCTGAAAATTCGGGGTATTACAATACATACTAGAAGACCTTTCCAGTTATTTCTTAGTTCATCTTCACCCTAAGGAGGTATTTGTTTGTATTTATTTGATTAATACCACAATAACATTTAGGTACCCCGCTATGTTATAAACACACAAGTTATAACTTATAAAACTTTTTTAAAGCAAAGTGCTTGCAGAAAAATTAAAATGATTTCAAAAGTGAGGTGTTGCAAACAAACTTGAATAGATTATATATTTAAAAGTAAACTGAACATAGTACTTCAAACATCACAAGTTTTGCAGTCTGTTCATTTGATGCATTTATAAATTCCGATAAAGAGCCGAGATTTGATCAGATAAATAATTGAGGGTTTTCAGAAAACATATATAAGACTATTTGTACAAAAGAAATATGTTTGTTAAATAAGTTGCAAAAAGAAGAGAGTTCTTGTAAACACTTAATTATCTCAAAATCAGAATACCTCATACATCGCACGTATCTTCTTGTAAACCGTACATCACTAACTTGAGGCAAGTTCAAAGCGCTTTGAAAATTGTAAGCTTCATCTGTCAACCTGAAAATTTGACAGCAGATAAAGTATTTGGTGTGAAATTCTTCTATACATGCAAATGGATGTCATCAACTCTTCCTGTGTATATACATGACACCTGTGATGGACTTTAGTTAGCATGAAAGAATAGAGCTTTGTACTCCTCGGTGAAACCAAAAATGAAACCTCACGTCTATATGCTTACTCCTCCCATGCAGAACAGGATTTTTCATCAGCTCTATTGCAGACTTATTATCAATGTATAATATGACTGACCCAACCTGTTGTCTCAATACCTTCCTTAACAGACCTCGTAACCAAATGCTCTGACATGCTGCCAGCGTAGCCGCCATGTATCAGCTTCACACGACGATAATGCAATCACCCTTTGTTTTTGTGATGTCCATGATATCAAATTCCCATTTAGATAGAAGTACATTCCTCCCGTGCTTCTCCTGTCAACCACATCCCCAGCCATGTCAGTGTCTATAAACCAGATAGTGCATTTCTGTAGCTATTACGTGTATATCTCAGCCATAGCTTATCGTTCCTTTATTACCTCAGTATTTGCTTCACCACTTGTTTATGTTTGACTGTTGGCTGCTCCATAAATCTGCTAACGACACCCACACATAAGTTATATCAGGAAGGAATGGGTTAAATACCTTAAAACACCCAACAATTGCATCGATATTCAGTAGCATTCACCAGTTCTTCTCTGCCTTCATCCTGTCCACTGAAGTTTCTGATCCATGGGACATCTTGTCAAATTATAACTCACAACCCAGCTTTCTGAAGGATTCATTTTACATATGCAGCCCGCTTCAACGTAATACCTGAGCAACTCTGACTGCCTTCAATTCCCAAGTAATACGATAATAAACCCAAGTCACTCATTTCAAACTGTTGATTCATTTCCCTCTTGAACTCATCAACCTCTGTTAAGTTAGCACCTGTTATTATCAGATCATCCACATACACGCCTACTATTAGTAAACTCTCCTTTTTATACCTCGTGTATACAGCCTGTTCGTGTTGGCACTTTAAAACCCCAATTTTGTTAAGCACTTGTCCAGCCTTGCATTTCATGCCCTTGGGGCCTGTCGTAGCCCGTACAACGCCTTCAACAGTCGATACACTTTATATTCCTGTCCTTTTTTAACAAACCCTTCCGGCTGAGTAACGTACACTTCATCAAGTAATTCTCCGTTTAAAATGCATACTTTACGTCAAGGTGGTGCACCTGCCATCCTTCTTTTGCTGCCAGAGCTAGTAACAACCTTATGGTGTCCAACCTTGCTACAGGAGCGAACACTTCGTTATAATCTATTCCTTTTCTCTGCACATATCCCTTGGCCACAAGTCTGGCTTTATGCTTTACTACATTTCCTTCTGTGTCTTTCTTTAGTTTATAGACCCATTTTAGCCCCACAGGTTTATGCCCAGCTGGTAAATCGGTAAGCTCCTAGGTATTATTCTTTTCACTCATTTCAACTTCGGTTTTCATGGCCTCCACCCACTCCTGCTCACTCACTGCTTCACTGTAATGTGTGGGCTCTTCTACCTTTAGTAACATGACCTCGTCAATCATTTCTATCATCTCAGTTTCGTTGTATATTTCATGTAATGGCCTGTATCGTCGTGGTTCGCTGCTCTCAGCACTCGATATATCTGTGTTTTTTGTGAACTCACCCTCTGTTGTGTCACGAGGTATTTGAACAGGTGTCCTCTCCTCCTGTTCTGCTGTGTCGCGATGTTCAACCACTGGTGTTTCTTCAACCTCCAATACTTGTCCTGGAATTAAAATTTCAGTGGTTTCAGCTTTTTCCCATGACCAAAACTCGTCCTCAAAGAATACTACATCCCTGCTTTTATGCATTGATCCTGTCATGGGGTCATAAAGCCTATTTCCCTTAGTCCCTGGCTCTCTTCCAAGGTAAATCATCCTTCGACTTCGATCGTCTAATTTCTTGACGTTCACAGTTGGTATTTTCATGTACACGCAGCAACCAAACACACTTAAATGACTTAAATCTGGCATCCTTCCACTCCATGCCTCATATGGCGTTTTTCCCTCCAGCACTCGAGTTGGAAGTCCGTTTAGTACATAAATTGAGTGCCTTACAGCCTCACCCCACATCCACGGCGGTAGTTATGATTCCTTGATGAAACTTCTGACCATGGCTGCTACTGTTCTATTCCTCCTTTCAACCACCCTCGTTTTGCTGCGGGGTGTATGGGGCGGTATATTGGCGTTCAATCCCTGAGTCCTCATAAAATGAGTTAAACTCTTTGAGCAAAACTCTCCTCCTTGATCCGTTCTTAACATTTTGATTTTCAACTCACTTCTATTTTCAACCAACGACTTGAATTTCTTAAACGCATCAAATGCACTACTCTTCTCCTTCAACAAATACACCAACATCCTTCTACTAAAGTCATCTACAAATAATAGAAAATAACGGTTACCTCCTGGTGTAGTGGGCGTGATGGGTCCGCACAGGTGTGCATACACCAGCTCTAGCTTCTTTTCGGCTTTAAACGTTATACTAGATGGGAATGGGCTCCTGGGTTGCTTTGACATCAGACATCCCTCACATCTCCTAGTTGGTTGAACGAGCTTTGGAATCCCTCTAGTCATCTTCTCCCTTGACATTAATTCAAGGGCCTGAATGTTCACGTGGCCAAGGCGATTATGCCACAACCATGTCTCCTGCTCTGTTTTTACCATCAAACACATAGGGCCATTGTCTTCAAGGCTAATTTTATACAAGCGATTCTGAGACTTTTTCACCTTCATTAATGTTCTCCCACTTTGTGCATAGACCCACATGTACTCTCCGTCCATCACAATTTTATTTCCACCCTCGGACAATTGTCCCAAGCTTATTATGTTGTTGCAAAGGTCGGGTATGAAGAAGACGTCTGTGAACACTCTATCTTCCCCATTCTTACACTTGAATAAGATATCTCCCTTCCCTCTTATGTACACCACAAACCCATCACCAAATTTAACCTGTCCTGTCACGCTTTTGTCCAAAGTTTTGAATTTCCCTTCTTCGCCAGTCATGTGGTTGCTGGCCCATTATCGAGGTACCACACTTGTGATCGTCTTTGTGACTCGCCCTTTGCTCATAGCTTTGGGAACACATTTCCTTCCTTTACCAATATGCTAACTTTATCCTCATTCTCGATTTCGGCCACCAACAAGGCCGGCTCATCTCCTTGTATTTGTGACAGGTTTACCTCCTTACCCATCTCTCTGTCACGACGAGGTTTCCTGCACTCTGCAGCGAAATGCCCAAGTCCCTGGCAATTGAAGTAACGTACTTTGCTCCTGTCACGTATCCCACGAGCTGGTTCATTGCCCTTGTACTCGTTCCCTCCTTTGTTGTTTCGTTTCATCCATTCTTCAGGAGTCAACAGTAATTTATCCTCTTGGTTTTCTCTTTGCTTCCATTCCTCTTCAGTCAACAGAAGTTGTCCTTGGCCTGCCCCTGTGTCTGTTTGGCCTCGAACACGTTCCTCATGGGCTTTTAACGAGCCCACCACCTCTTCTATTGACATCTCTTCTAATTTTCCAAATAGTTGGATCGCTTATGCAATATGGAGAAATTGCGAAGGAACAGCTTTTAGAAGCTTCTCAACCACATAACTTTCTTCCATCGTCTCACCTAGTGCCCTTATGTTTGTTACTAGACAGTGTAATTTCAAATAGAAATCATCTAGCGACTCACTTTCCTTCATGCTCAGGGCTTCGAATTCACCCTTCAGTGTTTGAGACTTTGCTGCCTTTACTATGTCAGCTCCCAAGCTCATTATTTTGATGGCGTTCCAAGCATCATTCGACGTTTTCTTCTCAACCAAAGCGAGTAAAATCTCCTCTAGAATGCCTTGGTACATGACAGCCAAAGCCTTCTTGTCCATTTTATCATCGATCACAGCCTTCTCTCCCTTTGGTTCGATCGCCTCTCACACCCTGTATGCTTGCATGAATACTCTCATTTTGAGAGACCACGCAGCATAATTAGTCTTTGTAAGCATTGGATAACTCACACCAAATGAAGTCTCCTTAGGTTTTTTTATTTCCATGGCGAATTGTTGAGCACGTCTTCTAGCTGATCgctgaagctctgataccagatgtaGCACTAATGtcaacacacacacactgttTTTGTTGCTTGGAACAATGTTTTCTCACGTTAAGTTCTTCAATAACAGTTACAAAGCATAATTATAGAAATCCTATCAACTACTGCTACAAAATAGGAACAAACTCCTATCTTGAATGCACTTCCTTATTTTTCTCTACCACCTCTAATAACTATCCTGACTAAATCAAATCAACTATATTATAGCTACATAACAACTCTAATTATTTCTAAATAATGTTtagattaaaaaaaaattatctaaCAATCAAGCTTGAAAGAACAAGCTAAACCTTATATTTTGAGTTAGACTTTTACAGTTACTGATATTTCTACCGAAAAAATTCTATATAAGAGTTTTAGCTTATACATCATTCCATACCGAGGAACATAAATTACCAACAAAATTAAAACCAAGAAACCATTCTCCAACATAAAAACAATTAACAATATAATAACTATATACAATAAGAGCTGAGAGGGTTTATTTATAAGATAATTAGCAAATATATACGAGGGTTTTTTGGTTGTTCGTATTAAATGTCTATAAAAATATACATGATAACCTAGTAACTAGTAAGGAGTTTGTCACTACAATATATTGAATTATAACCCTAACAACTACTAAATGATTCTTGCATCACACCTATagcaataaaatattaatattaatataattatgCAAACAAATTAaaattgttattattattattattattattattattattgctattattattaaattaatacaCATATGCAAAAACTACAAAGATAAACAGAGGTTACTTTATATATTTTCGTAAGAAAATAATCCATAAGACAAAATAACTTGGCAAGAAATTTAAAAAACAAGATTCGTAATTATTCATCAATAACAACAGAGGCACGTTATTTATTTCCCTCAACGTAATACCTTCTTAATCTCATTGTTTTTCATATACCAAGAGAGCAAAATCCTGTCAAATCACAcggttaaaattattttttctatGTTTTTGTAATATAATATATTTACATGACACTTAAAGTTTTGGAGCCATTTAATTGCATTTTAACAATAATCATAAAAGTAATATATGCCAATTGTCCACTACATGCTCAAACCATATTAACTTGTTCCTTTTAAACATTTTACCATATATATTCTATATAGATCTAGATAAATTTATAAAAAACATAATTTGGATATTGGTAGCCAAGGATGAATTAACAATATTCGTACAACGCTTACGAAAGAAGAAACAAATGCTACAAATTAGgtatttttagattataatcaattcaggactaaacaaaAGAAGCACCATTCAGAGAAATAAGTCATCAAATGTCAAAAAGAACATAAAACAAGGTGAAACATTACTTACCAAATATATTTTGAAGACATGGCCACAGAAAAATCTACTCACATTGTTGTGCGGAAGAGTAGAAATGAAGGGAATGAAAAAAGGAACACTAACTTTTGTGCAATTGAGGATGCATTATTATAGGTATTATTTTGAGGTCATCTTGCTTtgtcaatttattatttaaaagtTGGTGAGACGTAAAAGATATAACTGTATCCTAAACAGTATTAGAATTTTATGTAGTTATGTTTTGAAAGTCTATGCTATTAAATTGAACATTGGTTGGATAACAATTCATTTTagcaaaaaaaattaatttaaatagtTGATCAAAGTCTAAAAATTATTAAGATTacatttaatttttatatatgaaATCCTTGATTCTAATcctaattattaaaaaaatacatTTAATCAATTTGTAGTTGTTGATAATAACACGCTACCACAATTAAATGAAAAAAAATCTCCAATATTAAACAACTAACAGAGTTATTCTCAATCACCCGCTAACTTTATTCGCAATAAGGTAAAAAGTAAAACTTTTCATATTTCCATCCACAACGTTGTCTTTTTCCTTAAAAAAAAGTTGTCAATAAGTTTCATATAAAATTAAGAATCAACAAAAAGGTAATTTACAAATATAAGTTGAGTAGAGCTGTCCGTGAACATCTCGGGACCGGTTTGCAAGGATGCTACTCATCATCTTGAGATTTTAAAAATCATCTTTTGAAGTAAAAGTTAAAGTAatttattcaaattaaattaTGGGCTTTTTATTATTGTAAttctttaaaatttatttttaagaaaaaatattgATTTAAATGGAAAAAACCTTGCGAGAGTTTTAATATCATAAATCCTAGATTTTCCAAATCTGCATCCCCCgtcaattggtatcagagccactaTTTTTTATACATAATCAATGATGAATCAATTACTTCGCTGATAGTTACCTCACCTTTATGCCCCTGTAATTACCTCTCCCGAAAAAGTTGTTACCTTCACAAAATATATTTTCAAACCCTGCCAAAAACTTTATTGTGAAAATAAGTTATTCGAAACTTTTTCGAGCACTTATCAGTCATCctataatttatttacttttgCTAAGCAAGAATCCTATAATTAGACCTCAACAAATAAAAAGTTAAGGATTGGTGATCGAGACCACaagaaaactaaaaataaaagaAGATGTTTCTTATAAAGTATTTTATCCATATTGCACATATAGTTAAGCATGATATGAAGAGGATTAATATTAAAGTAATCAGTTCAAGGAATGAAGTATTTTTTGTACCATGTTCAACGCCAACAATCAAGTACTCACAATATTATTATTAGACATAATATTTAATTGTCATGTTCCTCAACCA encodes the following:
- the LOC141704906 gene encoding uncharacterized protein LOC141704906 — its product is MWGEAVRHSIYVLNGLPTRVLEGKTPYEAWSGRMPDLSHLSVFGCCVYMKIPTVNVKKLDDRSRRMIYLGREPGTKGNRLYDPMTGSMHKSRDVVFFEDEFWSWEKAETTEILIPGQVLEVEETPVVEHRDTAEQEERTPVQIPRDTTEGEFTKNTDISSAESSEPRRYRPLHEIYNETEMIEMIDEVMLLKVEEPTHYSEAVSEQEWVEAMKTEVEMSEKNNT
- the LOC141704905 gene encoding uncharacterized protein LOC141704905; protein product: MKCKAGQVLNKIGVLKCQHEQAVYTRYKKESLLIVGVYVDDLIITGANLTEVDEFKREMNQQFEMSDLGLLSYYLGIEGSQSCSDTDMAGDVVDRRSTGGMYFYLNGNLISWTSQKQRVIALSSCEADTWRLRWQHVRAFGYE